The proteins below come from a single Tenuifilum thalassicum genomic window:
- the topA gene encoding type I DNA topoisomerase, which translates to MISNLVIVESPAKAKTIEKFLGKDFVVKSSFGHIRDLSKNKLGIDISKNYKPQYVVSDDKKKVVDELKKAAKEAETVWLASDEDREGEAIAWHLAQVLKLDPKKTKRIVFHEITKSAIENAIKNPRNIDENLVNSQQARRVLDRLVGFEISPILWKKVKPSLSAGRVQSVALRLIVEREREIINFKAKSFFKVFAEFDGEIPFKAELSEKLTSLDEVKKFLAHCKDATLTVDDITKKPAKKSPPAPFTTSTLQQEASRKFGFSVSQTMRLAQKLYEAGYITYMRTDSVNLSDFALNAAKDIISKEFGEKYSKTRRFKTKAKGAQEAHEAIRPTYLEKVKVPGTAAEQKLYDLIRKRTLASQMSDALLERTTIKINISGVEYQFIASGEVIKFDGFLKAYIESSDDESDESATKGLLPSLKLGEKLNPKQIVANERFTQRPPRYTEASLVKKLEELGIGRPSTYAPTISTIISRGYVLKEDRPGVERHYQSVVLKDGKLKQSQKVEITGAEKSKLFPSDIGIVVNDFLVKYFPDIVDYNFTASVEERFDKIAEGKVVWTKMIDEFYKPFHKNVEKTEKESDYTKGERELGVDPETGKKVIVRIGRYGPIVQIGDNDPESGEKPKYASLLKGQLISTITLEEALELFKLPRKLGEYEGKEVVVAIGRFGPYVRHDGKFYSLKKEDNPLTVELNRAIEIIEEGRLKEKQKHIKSFDEDPELKILNGRWGLYISKNKKNYKIPKGTNAEELTYSDCLKIIEDSDKGSKTTKKSSTKSKKK; encoded by the coding sequence ATGATTTCAAATCTCGTCATCGTTGAGTCGCCTGCTAAGGCAAAAACCATTGAGAAGTTTTTGGGTAAGGACTTTGTTGTAAAATCAAGTTTTGGACATATACGCGATTTATCCAAGAACAAGCTTGGAATTGATATATCAAAGAACTACAAACCGCAATATGTAGTTAGCGATGATAAGAAGAAAGTTGTTGATGAGTTAAAAAAGGCAGCAAAAGAAGCAGAAACTGTTTGGCTGGCATCTGATGAAGACCGCGAAGGAGAAGCCATTGCTTGGCACTTGGCACAGGTGTTAAAGCTTGACCCTAAAAAAACTAAAAGAATAGTTTTTCATGAGATTACAAAAAGCGCTATCGAAAATGCCATAAAAAATCCCCGAAACATTGATGAGAACTTGGTTAACTCGCAACAGGCTCGTAGGGTTCTTGATAGGTTGGTAGGGTTCGAAATTTCTCCTATTCTTTGGAAGAAAGTTAAGCCTTCTCTATCGGCTGGTAGGGTACAATCGGTAGCCTTACGACTTATTGTTGAGCGGGAACGAGAAATCATCAATTTTAAAGCGAAATCTTTTTTTAAGGTTTTTGCAGAATTTGACGGAGAAATTCCCTTTAAAGCTGAACTTTCAGAAAAGCTTACCTCGCTTGATGAGGTAAAGAAATTTCTTGCACATTGCAAGGATGCAACTCTAACTGTTGACGATATAACTAAGAAACCAGCTAAAAAATCACCTCCTGCACCATTTACAACTTCTACTCTGCAGCAAGAGGCTAGCCGAAAGTTTGGCTTTTCGGTTTCTCAAACCATGAGGTTGGCTCAAAAGCTTTATGAAGCTGGATATATCACCTATATGCGAACCGACTCTGTTAACCTTTCCGACTTTGCCCTTAACGCTGCAAAAGATATTATTAGTAAGGAATTTGGTGAGAAATACAGCAAAACTCGTCGATTTAAAACAAAAGCCAAGGGTGCGCAGGAAGCTCATGAGGCTATCCGACCAACTTACCTTGAAAAAGTAAAAGTACCAGGTACTGCTGCCGAACAAAAACTTTACGACCTTATAAGAAAGAGAACCCTTGCATCGCAAATGAGCGATGCTTTGCTGGAACGTACAACAATTAAGATTAATATTTCGGGAGTTGAATACCAGTTTATTGCCTCAGGCGAGGTTATAAAATTTGATGGTTTCCTTAAAGCATACATTGAATCATCTGATGATGAATCCGACGAATCGGCAACAAAAGGTCTACTTCCATCCCTTAAATTAGGTGAAAAACTTAATCCTAAACAAATAGTTGCCAACGAACGGTTTACTCAGCGTCCACCACGTTATACTGAAGCCAGCCTTGTTAAAAAACTCGAAGAACTCGGTATCGGGCGTCCATCAACATACGCCCCAACAATTTCTACAATTATATCAAGAGGGTATGTCCTTAAAGAAGATCGACCTGGAGTTGAACGGCATTACCAAAGCGTTGTTCTTAAGGATGGTAAGTTGAAGCAGAGTCAAAAGGTTGAAATAACTGGTGCTGAAAAATCAAAACTTTTCCCAAGCGATATTGGCATTGTTGTTAACGATTTCTTAGTAAAATATTTTCCCGATATTGTCGATTACAACTTCACAGCATCTGTCGAAGAACGATTTGATAAGATTGCAGAGGGGAAGGTTGTGTGGACTAAAATGATAGATGAGTTCTACAAGCCCTTCCATAAAAATGTCGAAAAAACCGAAAAGGAATCAGATTATACGAAGGGTGAGCGAGAGTTAGGCGTTGATCCCGAAACAGGCAAAAAGGTTATTGTTAGAATAGGTAGGTATGGCCCAATTGTTCAGATTGGCGATAACGACCCTGAGAGCGGTGAAAAACCTAAATACGCCAGCTTGCTTAAAGGACAACTGATATCTACAATTACCTTAGAAGAGGCTTTAGAACTATTTAAATTACCAAGAAAATTAGGTGAATACGAAGGGAAAGAGGTGGTTGTGGCTATTGGCCGATTTGGCCCTTATGTCCGACACGATGGAAAATTCTATTCACTTAAAAAGGAGGATAATCCTCTTACAGTTGAGCTGAATAGAGCTATTGAAATAATTGAAGAGGGAAGGCTTAAGGAGAAACAAAAACATATTAAATCATTTGATGAAGATCCTGAATTAAAAATCCTAAATGGCCGATGGGGTCTATACATTTCAAAAAATAAGAAGAATTATAAAATCCCCAAAGGCACAAATGCTGAAGAACTAACCTATAGCGATTGTCTTAAGATAATTGAGGATTCTGATAAGGGTAGCAAAACCACTAAGAAGAGTTCAACCAAAAGCAAAAAAAAGTAA
- a CDS encoding arginase family protein — MLGKELVDYLVPADVVGRYSFNEKKHCLGGQVYKLHASSHINIESDDIVVVGVQSANSIQNPNMIREMLWGLSAIPYSRGKIIDAGNISANLSIANQLNAIKHISSTLAEGKVNLLLIGGGQEFIVEVYNAWKQHESLLRLAIIDRKIDIDDNPEDFHANNFANLLIDEPYEQLIDLSFLGIQGYFTSSQAIRRVFECKHETIRLGNLRGNLADVEPVLYDSHIVSFDFSAIRACDAPSAECPTPNGLYAEEACILARYAGVGQNNHFFGLSGFNAKSTIDELTAMLAAQVLWHYIEGVSHRKILDPRKNLPYNKKYVVSTDIENVDLTFYKNELENKWWFEVPVANKGKVLRDKILVRCSPSDYISASHKDIPDKWLRWYKKAQTI; from the coding sequence ATGCTGGGAAAAGAATTGGTTGATTATTTAGTCCCTGCCGATGTTGTTGGCAGGTATTCTTTTAATGAAAAAAAACATTGTCTTGGCGGGCAGGTTTATAAACTTCATGCTTCCAGTCATATAAACATTGAATCTGACGATATAGTTGTTGTTGGTGTACAATCGGCTAATTCTATTCAGAACCCAAACATGATAAGGGAGATGCTTTGGGGTTTATCAGCAATACCATATAGCAGGGGAAAAATAATCGATGCAGGTAACATTTCTGCAAATCTCTCTATTGCAAACCAGCTAAATGCAATTAAGCATATTTCATCTACATTAGCAGAAGGGAAGGTAAACCTTTTGCTTATAGGTGGAGGGCAGGAATTTATTGTTGAGGTTTACAATGCATGGAAACAACATGAGTCACTTTTAAGATTGGCAATAATTGACAGGAAAATCGATATAGACGATAACCCGGAGGATTTCCATGCAAACAACTTTGCTAACCTTTTAATTGACGAGCCTTACGAACAGCTTATTGATTTAAGTTTTCTGGGTATCCAGGGGTATTTTACATCAAGTCAGGCTATTAGGAGAGTCTTTGAATGTAAGCACGAAACTATTAGGCTGGGGAATTTACGTGGGAACCTTGCCGATGTCGAGCCCGTATTGTATGATTCTCATATTGTAAGTTTCGATTTTTCCGCAATTAGAGCCTGTGATGCACCTTCTGCAGAATGTCCAACCCCCAATGGTTTATATGCCGAGGAAGCTTGCATTCTTGCACGATATGCCGGAGTCGGTCAGAATAATCACTTTTTTGGATTAAGCGGGTTTAATGCAAAATCTACTATTGATGAGCTTACAGCCATGCTTGCTGCTCAAGTTTTATGGCACTACATTGAGGGCGTTTCGCATCGGAAAATATTAGATCCACGCAAAAACCTCCCTTATAATAAGAAGTACGTGGTTAGCACCGACATTGAAAATGTTGACCTGACATTTTACAAGAATGAGTTGGAAAATAAGTGGTGGTTTGAGGTACCAGTTGCAAATAAGGGAAAAGTTTTACGTGATAAAATATTGGTAAGGTGCTCTCCTTCCGATTACATAAGTGCAAGCCATAAAGATATCCCAGATAAATGGTTACGATGGTATAAAAAGGCACAAACCATTTAG
- a CDS encoding PorP/SprF family type IX secretion system membrane protein, with product MRRVTVNKISFFLLMLILPVLSVFSQQDPQFNQILFNPLSINPGFAGSQKNMIGVGAINRIQWSGFGEGAPLTTNLGINAPIAPFGFKSGVGLSILNDRFGFNSDIGLNLSYAARFNIKKVDGNLGVGVGVGFINNSINPTWNYPAGGTDDAIPDQKESSINLDLSAGLFYNTDYMFFGVSALHINETKMNKAPLSARYTRQFYLTGGYIIDFAGNNWQYEPSVLIHTDLKMNKLAINSIVRYNKKFWGGVSYRVAEALTAMVGFELFNGVKIGYAYEFSLTKISKYNDGSHEFYVGYNFQLKKEKPPQQYKSLRFL from the coding sequence ATGCGAAGAGTTACTGTAAATAAAATATCGTTTTTTTTGCTAATGCTCATACTGCCAGTCTTGTCTGTTTTTTCACAGCAGGATCCACAGTTTAATCAAATCCTTTTTAACCCCTTAAGCATAAACCCAGGTTTTGCAGGAAGCCAAAAAAACATGATTGGGGTTGGTGCAATAAATCGTATTCAGTGGTCTGGTTTTGGTGAGGGAGCCCCTTTAACCACTAATTTAGGAATAAATGCACCTATCGCACCCTTTGGGTTTAAAAGTGGAGTTGGTTTGAGTATCTTAAACGATCGGTTTGGATTTAATAGTGATATTGGTTTAAATCTTTCATATGCCGCAAGGTTTAATATCAAAAAGGTTGACGGTAATCTAGGGGTTGGTGTTGGCGTAGGATTTATTAACAACTCTATAAACCCAACATGGAACTATCCTGCAGGAGGTACCGATGATGCAATCCCAGATCAGAAAGAAAGTTCTATTAATCTTGACTTAAGCGCTGGATTATTTTACAATACCGATTACATGTTTTTTGGCGTTTCGGCATTACACATAAACGAAACCAAAATGAATAAAGCGCCTCTCTCTGCACGATATACAAGGCAGTTCTATTTGACTGGGGGCTATATTATTGATTTTGCAGGGAACAATTGGCAATATGAACCATCCGTTCTTATTCATACCGATTTGAAAATGAATAAACTTGCAATAAATTCTATTGTACGATACAATAAAAAGTTTTGGGGGGGCGTTTCTTATCGTGTAGCTGAAGCTTTAACTGCGATGGTGGGCTTTGAACTATTTAACGGAGTTAAAATTGGCTATGCTTATGAGTTCAGTTTAACCAAAATAAGCAAGTATAACGACGGATCACATGAGTTTTATGTGGGGTACAATTTCCAGCTCAAAAAGGAAAAACCACCACAACAGTATAAAAGTTTGCGATTTTTATAG
- the porK gene encoding T9SS ring complex lipoprotein PorK/GldK, producing MKKILSIGVLAFILYGCGPANTGELTGVPGRNSFQEPTPLGMVFIPMGSFTLGSNDQDVAWSINAPTKTVSVEAFWMDQTEITNNQYRQFVYYVRDSIARRLLGEINEDFLITEDYYGNPLDPPVINWETPIDLEDEEQKEVLNSMYYSKDDELFGRKEIDTRKLFYEYYWIDIKQAALKRNRYNYETLSYDQGEVINSLGERVKVDNRQSFIMRDKVNVYPDTLCWVSDFTYAFNEPYTNSYFWHPAFDNYPVVGVTWKQATAFCIWRTQLLNKYLKAEGLSVQDFRLPTEAEWEYAARGDLNHSMYPWGGPYTRNIEGCFLANFKPLRGNYVDDGGLIPIPVGTYEPNDYGLYDMAGNVAEWTANAYDESAYSFVHDMNPDYKYNAKPSDLPALKRKVVRGGSWKDISYFLQVGTRTYEYQDSAKSYIGFRCVRSYLGAK from the coding sequence ATGAAAAAAATTCTCTCCATAGGTGTTTTGGCATTCATCCTTTACGGATGTGGACCTGCGAATACAGGCGAGCTTACAGGAGTTCCAGGAAGAAACAGTTTTCAAGAACCAACACCCCTTGGTATGGTGTTTATCCCTATGGGATCGTTCACATTGGGTAGCAACGACCAGGATGTAGCATGGTCAATTAATGCTCCAACAAAGACTGTTTCGGTTGAAGCTTTTTGGATGGATCAAACTGAAATCACCAATAACCAGTATCGACAGTTTGTTTATTATGTACGAGACTCAATTGCTCGTCGTTTATTAGGAGAAATAAATGAAGACTTCCTTATTACTGAAGATTACTATGGTAATCCTCTTGATCCTCCCGTAATTAATTGGGAAACTCCAATCGACCTAGAGGATGAGGAGCAAAAGGAGGTTCTTAACAGCATGTATTATTCCAAAGACGATGAACTATTTGGAAGAAAAGAAATCGATACTCGAAAGCTTTTCTATGAGTATTATTGGATTGACATAAAGCAAGCAGCCTTAAAACGCAATCGTTATAACTATGAAACCCTGAGCTACGATCAGGGTGAGGTTATTAACAGCCTAGGAGAGAGGGTAAAAGTTGATAATCGTCAGAGTTTTATAATGCGTGATAAGGTTAACGTTTATCCCGATACCCTTTGTTGGGTTTCAGACTTTACCTATGCTTTTAACGAACCTTATACCAATAGCTATTTCTGGCACCCAGCCTTTGATAACTACCCTGTGGTTGGGGTAACCTGGAAACAAGCTACTGCCTTTTGTATTTGGCGAACACAACTACTTAATAAGTATTTAAAGGCTGAAGGACTGTCTGTTCAAGATTTTCGCCTACCTACAGAGGCCGAGTGGGAATATGCAGCACGCGGCGATTTAAATCACAGCATGTATCCATGGGGTGGCCCATATACACGTAATATTGAAGGGTGCTTCCTTGCTAACTTTAAGCCTTTACGTGGAAACTATGTTGATGATGGTGGCCTTATCCCTATCCCTGTTGGAACCTACGAACCTAATGACTATGGCCTATACGATATGGCAGGAAATGTTGCAGAATGGACTGCAAATGCCTATGATGAGAGCGCCTATTCGTTTGTTCATGATATGAACCCCGATTATAAGTATAATGCTAAGCCATCCGACTTACCAGCTTTGAAAAGAAAAGTTGTTAGAGGAGGTTCTTGGAAAGATATTAGCTACTTCTTGCAAGTAGGAACTCGTACATACGAATATCAAGATTCAGCAAAATCGTACATTGGTTTCCGTTGTGTACGTTCCTATTTAGGTGCTAAATAG
- the porL gene encoding type IX secretion system motor protein PorL/GldL, translating into MKINIEEIVTSKKWKNFMKYLYGWGASIVILGALFKILHLKGAGEMLFLGMGTEAIIFFFSAFEPIHEEVDWTLVYPELTGMSDEEELSGYRRSRNQGLSAEDVQQIITGVLAAMPAGGAVTSTQATSPAPKKEEHVAAPSQHIQGGSMPGALIFTEKFNKMLENAEISPALFDKVSAGLNKLGDASSKIADITNSAEVVKTFNEKLKKASESVGIFTENYSQSGQALNESINILNQNIQQTAGVMSESGKNFMDGVNNSVKNLEAELTNAGQKVSERILNSTDEVTQHIKTSADSLAGTYQQTAAQVANTFQQIAEAMSANGNVITQGSSAYKEQLERLNKNMAALNAAHELHLNETSQRLKEAEKVYKGVDGMVKNLNATIDETEKFRLSVEKLNNNVEALNSIYGNMLTAINALSNGK; encoded by the coding sequence ATGAAGATTAATATAGAAGAAATTGTAACCTCCAAAAAGTGGAAAAACTTCATGAAGTACCTGTATGGTTGGGGTGCTTCTATAGTTATACTTGGTGCTCTTTTTAAAATACTTCATCTTAAAGGTGCTGGCGAAATGTTATTTTTGGGGATGGGAACCGAGGCGATTATCTTCTTCTTTTCTGCATTCGAACCCATTCACGAGGAGGTAGACTGGACTTTGGTTTATCCTGAACTTACTGGCATGTCCGATGAGGAAGAACTCTCAGGATATCGGCGTTCCAGAAACCAAGGTCTTTCTGCCGAAGATGTTCAACAAATTATAACTGGCGTTCTTGCAGCAATGCCTGCTGGAGGTGCCGTTACATCAACTCAGGCTACATCTCCTGCTCCTAAAAAGGAGGAACACGTTGCTGCTCCTTCACAACATATTCAAGGAGGCAGCATGCCTGGTGCACTAATTTTTACCGAGAAGTTTAACAAGATGCTTGAAAATGCCGAAATTAGCCCTGCTTTATTTGATAAGGTAAGCGCAGGTCTTAATAAATTGGGCGATGCTTCAAGTAAAATTGCAGATATAACTAATTCAGCAGAGGTTGTAAAAACATTTAACGAAAAGTTAAAGAAAGCTTCGGAAAGCGTTGGCATCTTCACAGAGAACTACTCTCAGAGTGGACAAGCGCTAAATGAATCCATTAATATCCTTAACCAGAATATACAGCAAACTGCTGGGGTAATGTCTGAGAGTGGGAAAAATTTTATGGATGGAGTAAATAATTCTGTAAAAAATTTAGAGGCTGAACTTACAAATGCTGGACAAAAAGTTAGTGAACGAATTTTAAATTCAACCGATGAGGTTACTCAACACATAAAAACATCTGCTGATAGTTTAGCAGGTACCTATCAGCAAACTGCTGCCCAAGTTGCAAACACCTTCCAGCAAATTGCTGAAGCAATGAGTGCTAACGGTAACGTTATAACTCAAGGAAGTTCTGCATACAAAGAGCAACTTGAACGCCTCAATAAGAACATGGCTGCTTTGAATGCTGCACATGAACTTCACCTCAATGAAACAAGTCAAAGGTTGAAAGAGGCTGAAAAGGTTTATAAAGGAGTAGATGGAATGGTTAAAAACCTAAATGCTACAATTGATGAAACAGAAAAGTTCCGTCTATCAGTAGAAAAGTTAAATAACAATGTAGAAGCATTGAATAGTATTTATGGCAATATGTTGACTGCCATAAACGCTCTTTCAAACGGAAAGTAG
- the porM gene encoding type IX secretion system motor protein PorM/GldM, with the protein MAHGKETPRQKMIGMMYLVLTAMLALNVSSEVLEAFVLVDNGLARTTENYRLKNKNLYNEFSSAYSVNPVKVGPYKQKADEIQKRVEDIYGYVADPKKEIVIASEGEDSPALEGDVIKSEFINGKSDLDKAATILIGIDGNGKAKVLKQKLEEFREYIISIIDEKKAPELIESIRGILNTDDPPVKEDGTHNTWESARFEHIPLIAVIPQLTKVQVDILNVEAEVLNYLLGSIGATDFKFNKLEATVIPNSNIIFQGSEFRAQIFLAASDTTQVPKVYLCRYDSTFNKLTNSYDYEPVGSVEDIPVNESGKALLIRKASRTGVVNWQGLIEMKAPDGTIVRRPFKHSYTVMPPNVVIAATKMNVLYRGVDNPVDISVPGFPPDKISPTISSGSIKRVGLGSYIVQPGRGVSTVNIAVYAENEGRKKVKMGTKTFRVKNVPPPTPRVLGVTGKVVDRNVLEASLGVVAEMPRDFDFDLKFKVVGFKLSATVGGFLQEQESKSSRFTEEQKRIIRSLRPGSQVVLTDVKAVGPSGDVVDLNDLVLKIR; encoded by the coding sequence ATGGCACACGGAAAAGAGACTCCCAGGCAGAAGATGATTGGCATGATGTACCTCGTGCTAACAGCTATGCTTGCACTTAACGTATCCTCTGAAGTTCTAGAAGCATTTGTTTTGGTTGATAATGGATTGGCAAGAACTACTGAAAATTATCGTTTAAAGAATAAAAACTTATATAATGAATTTTCTTCTGCTTATAGTGTCAATCCTGTTAAAGTAGGACCTTATAAGCAAAAAGCCGATGAGATACAGAAGAGAGTAGAAGATATATATGGTTATGTTGCTGACCCTAAAAAAGAGATAGTTATAGCTTCAGAAGGAGAAGACTCTCCGGCACTTGAGGGAGATGTAATAAAGAGTGAGTTTATTAATGGTAAAAGTGATTTAGATAAGGCTGCAACTATCTTAATAGGTATTGATGGTAATGGTAAGGCTAAAGTTTTAAAACAAAAGCTAGAAGAGTTTAGAGAGTATATTATTAGTATTATTGATGAGAAGAAGGCTCCTGAACTGATAGAGTCAATTAGAGGAATATTAAATACCGATGATCCTCCTGTAAAAGAAGATGGAACCCACAATACATGGGAGAGTGCACGTTTTGAACATATCCCATTAATTGCAGTAATCCCTCAGCTAACTAAGGTGCAAGTGGATATACTTAATGTTGAGGCTGAGGTTTTAAACTATTTATTAGGAAGTATTGGAGCAACTGATTTTAAGTTTAACAAGTTAGAAGCCACTGTCATTCCAAATTCAAACATAATCTTCCAGGGAAGTGAGTTTCGTGCTCAGATATTTTTAGCTGCATCGGATACTACGCAAGTACCTAAGGTCTATCTTTGTCGTTATGACTCCACTTTCAATAAATTGACTAATAGTTACGACTACGAACCAGTGGGAAGTGTTGAGGATATTCCAGTAAACGAAAGTGGAAAAGCATTACTTATTCGTAAGGCATCAAGAACAGGAGTTGTTAACTGGCAGGGATTGATTGAAATGAAAGCGCCAGATGGAACAATAGTAAGGCGTCCCTTTAAACATTCCTATACCGTGATGCCTCCTAATGTGGTTATTGCAGCGACCAAAATGAACGTTTTGTATCGAGGTGTTGACAACCCAGTTGATATATCTGTTCCAGGTTTCCCTCCCGATAAAATTTCACCTACTATTTCAAGTGGTTCTATTAAAAGGGTTGGTTTGGGGTCGTACATTGTGCAACCCGGAAGAGGTGTTTCTACTGTAAATATTGCTGTTTATGCCGAGAACGAAGGACGTAAAAAGGTGAAAATGGGAACAAAAACATTCCGTGTTAAGAATGTTCCACCTCCTACACCAAGAGTTTTAGGGGTAACAGGAAAGGTTGTTGACAGGAATGTTCTTGAAGCGTCATTGGGTGTTGTTGCAGAAATGCCTCGTGACTTTGATTTTGACCTTAAATTTAAAGTTGTTGGATTTAAGTTATCGGCAACAGTTGGCGGTTTCTTGCAGGAACAGGAGTCAAAAAGTTCTAGATTTACCGAAGAGCAAAAACGTATTATAAGATCGCTACGCCCTGGCAGTCAGGTTGTTCTAACCGACGTGAAGGCTGTTGGGCCTAGTGGTGATGTTGTTGATTTGAATGATTTGGTTCTAAAGATTAGATAA
- the porN gene encoding type IX secretion system ring subunit PorN/GldN translates to MKKIFLIAIAIIVASAAAKAQDRKESLERDGFYTRETMPARVPVPYQFVREADVLWSKRIWRVIDLRQKMNYPLYYPTVLMQDRESLVQRLVRAIKYNEINAYDPIDDEFTTRMTYEQVLEKLDAKDRIEKQLDEDGNEVEVTIKGQIRWNDIKELLIKEDWFFDKQRSVMEVRIIGICPIMHRLQILNTGGDEEQIGQLQRIQTFWVYFPEARNVLANTDVFNNFNDAQRISFDDIFWKRRFDSYIIRESNVWDNRLIQDYTFSGLETLLESERIKTDIFNFEHDLWEY, encoded by the coding sequence ATGAAAAAGATTTTTTTAATTGCCATTGCCATAATTGTTGCTTCGGCGGCTGCTAAAGCACAGGATCGTAAGGAAAGTCTCGAAAGAGATGGTTTTTATACTCGCGAAACAATGCCAGCAAGGGTACCAGTGCCCTATCAGTTTGTCCGCGAAGCAGATGTGCTTTGGTCAAAAAGGATTTGGCGAGTAATTGACTTACGCCAGAAGATGAACTATCCTCTTTACTATCCTACTGTCCTAATGCAAGATAGGGAGAGTTTGGTTCAACGACTTGTTAGGGCAATTAAGTATAATGAGATTAACGCATACGATCCTATAGATGATGAGTTCACTACAAGGATGACATATGAACAGGTGCTTGAGAAACTTGATGCTAAAGATAGAATAGAAAAGCAGCTCGATGAGGATGGTAATGAGGTTGAGGTTACCATCAAAGGACAAATACGATGGAACGATATTAAGGAACTTCTTATCAAAGAAGATTGGTTCTTTGATAAACAGCGTTCTGTAATGGAGGTTCGTATTATTGGAATTTGCCCTATTATGCATAGGCTACAAATCCTTAATACAGGCGGCGACGAGGAGCAAATTGGTCAGCTTCAAAGAATACAAACTTTTTGGGTGTATTTCCCTGAGGCAAGAAACGTTCTGGCTAATACTGATGTGTTTAACAACTTTAACGATGCACAGCGCATTTCGTTTGACGATATCTTCTGGAAAAGAAGATTTGATTCATACATTATTAGAGAATCAAATGTTTGGGACAATCGTCTTATACAAGATTATACATTCTCTGGCTTAGAAACACTGCTTGAATCCGAAAGGATTAAGACCGACATTTTTAATTTTGAACACGATCTTTGGGAGTACTAG
- a CDS encoding mannose-1-phosphate guanylyltransferase, with product MTQRKDIYCIIMAGGIGSRFWPLSRTSKPKQFIDILGTGKSLLQQTFERMVNICPKENILIVTSSAYDKLVHEQIPGLNENQVLLEPLRRNTAPCIAYATYKIKKQNPEAVVIVAPSDHLILNEQIFNETIIQAANFASNSDALITLGITPSRPETGYGYIQIGKPVKETPSLFKVKTFTEKPNLELAKKFMESGEFFWNSGLFVWSISSITKAFEKYLPEVNSLFEELLPIYNTEKEEEAISNTYAECRNISVDYGIMEKADNVYVFCAEFGWSDLGTWGSLYTHLPHDSNGNAAVAKDLMLYETKNSIFNIPQSKLAVVQGLEDYIVVDTEDVLLICRKQDEQNIKNYVNEILINKKNFA from the coding sequence ATGACACAAAGAAAAGATATTTACTGTATAATAATGGCTGGAGGGATTGGTAGTAGGTTCTGGCCATTAAGCCGTACAAGCAAGCCTAAGCAATTTATTGATATACTTGGGACTGGCAAATCGTTGCTTCAACAAACATTTGAAAGAATGGTAAATATTTGCCCAAAAGAAAACATCTTAATAGTAACAAGTTCTGCATACGATAAGTTAGTCCATGAGCAAATACCTGGTTTAAATGAAAATCAGGTTCTACTTGAACCATTAAGGCGAAATACTGCTCCATGCATAGCGTATGCTACATATAAAATTAAAAAGCAAAATCCTGAAGCAGTAGTTATTGTTGCTCCAAGCGACCATTTAATTCTTAATGAACAAATTTTCAATGAAACTATTATTCAAGCAGCAAACTTTGCATCAAATTCCGATGCATTAATTACACTTGGAATAACTCCTAGTAGGCCCGAGACAGGCTATGGATACATTCAAATAGGAAAACCTGTTAAAGAAACCCCTTCACTTTTTAAGGTGAAAACATTCACAGAAAAGCCAAACCTTGAGCTAGCAAAGAAATTTATGGAGAGTGGTGAGTTTTTCTGGAACTCAGGTCTTTTTGTATGGAGCATTTCAAGCATCACTAAAGCATTTGAGAAATATTTGCCTGAAGTAAACTCCCTGTTTGAGGAACTTTTACCTATTTATAACACTGAAAAAGAAGAGGAAGCCATTTCCAACACATACGCTGAATGCCGTAACATATCTGTTGACTATGGTATAATGGAGAAAGCAGACAATGTTTACGTCTTTTGTGCAGAGTTTGGATGGTCCGACCTAGGAACATGGGGTTCATTGTATACCCACTTACCTCACGATTCAAATGGAAATGCAGCAGTTGCAAAAGACCTTATGCTTTACGAAACCAAAAATTCCATTTTCAACATCCCACAAAGTAAACTTGCTGTAGTTCAAGGATTAGAAGATTATATAGTTGTTGATACTGAAGATGTTTTACTTATTTGTAGAAAGCAAGATGAGCAAAATATTAAGAATTATGTAAACGAGATTTTAATAAACAAGAAAAATTTTGCATAA